From one Flavobacterium sp. N502536 genomic stretch:
- the corA gene encoding magnesium/cobalt transporter CorA yields the protein MRKIKYKKGRKLQHTSLEYTGTHKDHETEMQLFVYNETDIVEYEKFTVLALNSCFDYTKNNWLNIHGLNDIGLIKTIGDHFKVDDFLLADILNTTKRTKLEEQKDVLFFNIKSLLPSEYSDGLKVEQLSFILKDGILISFQEKRSDFFTHVRERLRTHAGIVRSKKVDYLLYLLLDAVMENFYITIEDEEDNIEELIDLTKKGADPIILEKIENHRDNFNFLKRSITPLRDSLFYLKTIKDDDENNGLIQKETFNFFIRLHQKSLELLEQIESDMSSLESASNFYFSEQSRKMNEIMKTLTIISAIFIPLTFIVGVYGMNFEYMPELKERNGYFIVMGCMFILVIGLIIYFKKRRWF from the coding sequence ATGAGAAAGATAAAATACAAGAAAGGTAGGAAGTTGCAACATACAAGTCTGGAGTACACAGGCACGCATAAAGATCATGAAACAGAAATGCAGCTTTTTGTTTATAATGAGACTGATATTGTCGAGTACGAGAAGTTTACGGTTTTGGCCTTAAATTCCTGTTTTGATTATACTAAAAATAATTGGTTGAATATTCACGGATTAAATGACATCGGTCTTATTAAAACAATAGGAGATCATTTTAAAGTAGATGATTTTTTACTGGCTGATATTTTAAATACGACTAAAAGAACCAAATTGGAGGAACAAAAAGATGTTTTGTTTTTCAACATAAAATCGTTGTTGCCTTCAGAATACTCAGATGGTCTTAAGGTAGAACAGCTCAGTTTTATATTAAAAGACGGCATTTTGATTTCTTTTCAGGAAAAAAGGAGTGACTTCTTTACACACGTACGTGAACGTCTGCGCACTCATGCCGGAATCGTAAGATCTAAAAAGGTAGATTATTTGCTTTATTTATTGCTCGATGCTGTAATGGAAAACTTTTACATTACGATCGAAGATGAAGAAGATAATATTGAAGAGCTTATCGATTTAACAAAGAAAGGAGCAGACCCAATTATTTTGGAAAAAATTGAAAATCACCGTGATAACTTTAATTTTTTGAAGCGTTCGATTACCCCGCTTCGGGATTCGCTTTTTTATTTAAAAACCATTAAAGATGACGATGAAAATAATGGTCTGATACAGAAAGAAACCTTTAACTTTTTCATCAGACTACACCAAAAAAGTTTAGAGCTTCTGGAGCAGATAGAATCTGATATGAGCTCATTGGAAAGCGCTTCCAATTTCTATTTTTCAGAACAGAGCCGAAAAATGAACGAGATCATGAAAACCCTGACCATTATTTCGGCCATATTTATTCCACTTACCTTTATTGTTGGGGTATACGGAATGAATTTCGAATACATGCCCGAACTAAAAGAAAGAAACGGCTATTTTATTGTGATGGGATGCATGTTTATATTGGTAATAGGTCTGATCATTTATTTCAAAAAAAGACGCTGGTTTTAA
- the pta gene encoding phosphate acetyltransferase, which yields MSKAIYIATSDQNSGKSIVTLGLMSILIGKTAKVGYFRPIVEDFVDGELDNHIETVLSHFNLDIKFEDAFAITKSKLIKKKNKGKIGEVLDLIIEKYKKLEERFDFVLVEGTSFTGEGTSIELDLNVLIAKNLGIPTIIIGSGVGKTLEELVDSLYLVYDSFKVKEVEVLSVIANKVQPENIELVTQGLQKSLPANVLINTIPLISSLNNPTMQEIVNQLDAKVLFGGAYLNNEIGHFSVGAMQLHNYLVHLHDNALVITPGDRSDIILGALQANESANYPTISGIILTGNIVPEESILKLIEGLSAVVPIIAVDGGTYGITNRIGSIRSEIYANNTHKIETSISTFEKYVAMDELSERLITFQAEGMTPKMFQYNMVKRARQHRKHIVLPEGNDERIIIAASRLLAMDVVDITIIGDKKQIESKVNELGITLDFSKITVINPIESELYEDYANTYYELRKAKNISITTARDLMEDVSYFGTMMVYKGHADGMVSGAAHTTQHTILPALQFIKTKPNSSVVSSVFFMCLEDRVSVFGDCAINPNPTAEQLAEIAISSAESSSAFGIEPKIAMLSYSSGASGKGDEVDKVRAATEIVKQKRPDLKIEGPIQYDAAVDRAVGKSKMPDSEVAGQASVLIFPDLNTGNNTYKAVQRETGALAIGPMLQGLNKPVNDLSRGCTVDDIINTVVITAIQAQGL from the coding sequence ATGAGTAAAGCAATATATATAGCTACAAGCGATCAGAATAGCGGAAAATCAATTGTAACACTTGGTTTGATGAGTATTTTGATTGGTAAAACGGCCAAAGTGGGTTATTTTAGACCTATTGTTGAGGATTTTGTGGATGGAGAGTTAGACAATCACATCGAGACCGTGCTGTCGCATTTTAATCTTGATATTAAATTTGAAGACGCCTTTGCCATCACCAAAAGCAAATTAATCAAGAAAAAAAACAAAGGAAAAATAGGAGAGGTTCTGGACCTTATTATCGAAAAATATAAAAAACTTGAAGAGCGTTTTGATTTTGTTCTGGTAGAAGGAACAAGTTTTACTGGAGAGGGAACTTCAATCGAACTGGATTTGAATGTTTTAATTGCCAAAAACCTCGGGATTCCGACCATCATTATCGGATCGGGAGTAGGTAAAACGCTGGAAGAATTAGTAGACAGTTTGTATTTGGTTTACGATTCTTTTAAAGTAAAAGAAGTTGAGGTATTATCGGTCATCGCCAATAAAGTACAGCCCGAAAACATCGAACTGGTGACACAGGGATTGCAAAAAAGCTTACCGGCCAATGTACTCATTAATACCATCCCGTTGATTTCAAGTTTGAACAATCCGACAATGCAGGAAATTGTCAACCAGCTTGATGCCAAAGTATTGTTTGGTGGCGCTTACTTAAACAATGAAATTGGACATTTTAGCGTTGGGGCAATGCAATTGCACAACTATTTGGTACATCTGCATGATAATGCACTGGTGATCACGCCAGGGGACCGTTCAGATATTATCTTAGGGGCTTTACAGGCCAATGAATCGGCCAATTATCCAACAATATCGGGAATTATCCTAACTGGAAATATCGTTCCGGAAGAAAGCATTCTCAAACTTATTGAAGGACTTTCGGCTGTAGTACCGATTATTGCCGTTGATGGTGGAACTTACGGGATCACCAACCGAATTGGATCGATCAGATCAGAGATTTACGCCAATAATACCCATAAAATAGAAACTTCGATCAGCACATTCGAAAAGTATGTTGCTATGGATGAGCTGTCTGAAAGATTAATCACCTTTCAAGCAGAAGGAATGACGCCAAAAATGTTTCAGTACAACATGGTAAAAAGAGCCAGACAGCACCGAAAACATATCGTTTTACCGGAAGGAAATGACGAGAGAATCATCATTGCAGCCTCAAGATTACTCGCTATGGATGTGGTCGATATTACCATTATCGGCGATAAAAAACAGATTGAAAGCAAAGTTAATGAACTCGGAATTACACTGGATTTTTCAAAGATCACCGTCATCAACCCAATAGAGTCAGAACTTTATGAGGATTATGCCAACACCTATTATGAACTGCGAAAAGCCAAGAATATAAGTATTACCACGGCAAGGGATTTAATGGAAGACGTTTCGTATTTTGGAACCATGATGGTATACAAAGGCCACGCTGACGGAATGGTTTCGGGCGCTGCACATACTACGCAACATACCATTTTACCTGCTTTGCAATTCATTAAAACAAAACCGAACTCCTCGGTAGTTTCGTCCGTGTTTTTTATGTGTTTAGAAGACAGAGTTTCGGTTTTTGGAGACTGTGCCATCAATCCAAATCCAACGGCGGAACAATTGGCAGAAATTGCCATTTCGTCGGCAGAATCAAGCTCAGCTTTCGGAATTGAACCTAAGATTGCCATGCTTTCCTATTCTTCCGGAGCATCCGGAAAAGGAGATGAGGTAGATAAAGTAAGAGCCGCAACCGAAATTGTAAAACAAAAACGTCCCGATTTAAAGATAGAAGGGCCAATTCAGTATGACGCCGCTGTCGATCGTGCTGTTGGAAAAAGCAAAATGCCCGATTCTGAAGTAGCAGGGCAGGCGAGTGTTCTTATTTTCCCGGATCTGAATACAGGAAATAATACCTATAAAGCAGTACAGCGTGAAACCGGAGCTTTGGCTATCGGTCCAATGTTACAGGGATTGAACAAACCAGTAAACGATTTAAGCCGTGGTTGTACCGTTGATGATATCATCAATACCGTTGTAATTACGGCCATTCAGGCGCAAGGACTTTAA
- a CDS encoding acetate/propionate family kinase produces the protein MKILIINSGSSSIKYQLMVMPTNEVICTGMIDRIGLETSNVIFKTATNTIEETFPIANHKIGLQKVANMLLDADKGVIKSTSEIAAVGHRVVHGGSAFSDTVKIDEKVKLKIKELFELAPLHNPANLEGINVAEEIFSSAEQIAVFDTAFHQTMPELAYKYAIPNYLLTEHKVRVYGFHGTSHKYVSEKAIAHLEKNAKIITIHLGNGCSMTAIKDGKSIDHTMGFSPSNGLIMGTRSGDIDQSVIFYMVKNLGYTADEVNSILLKQSGMLGLTGYSDLRDIEAEAEKGNKDCILALQMNAYRIRKTIGSYAAALNGLDAIIFTAGIGENSSYVRKLVCTDMDYFGIELDEEKNQIRSKEIREISTPNSKAKVLVVPTDEEYEIANQVYQLLQS, from the coding sequence ATGAAAATACTAATAATAAACTCAGGAAGTTCGTCAATCAAATATCAATTAATGGTCATGCCTACCAACGAAGTAATTTGTACCGGTATGATTGACAGAATTGGTTTAGAAACTTCAAATGTGATCTTTAAAACGGCAACTAACACTATCGAAGAAACCTTTCCGATTGCCAATCATAAAATAGGTTTGCAAAAAGTAGCCAATATGCTTTTAGATGCCGACAAAGGAGTGATAAAATCGACTTCAGAAATTGCCGCAGTGGGCCATCGCGTGGTACACGGAGGAAGTGCTTTTAGCGATACAGTAAAGATTGACGAGAAGGTGAAATTAAAAATCAAAGAACTTTTCGAACTGGCACCGCTTCACAATCCTGCTAATTTGGAGGGAATTAATGTGGCCGAAGAGATCTTTAGTTCAGCAGAGCAAATTGCGGTTTTTGATACTGCTTTTCATCAAACAATGCCCGAATTGGCTTATAAATACGCCATCCCAAATTACCTTTTAACAGAACATAAAGTACGTGTTTATGGTTTTCACGGAACCAGTCATAAGTACGTATCTGAAAAAGCGATTGCTCACTTAGAAAAGAACGCTAAAATAATTACCATTCACCTCGGAAATGGCTGTAGCATGACCGCCATTAAAGACGGCAAGAGCATCGATCATACTATGGGGTTTTCGCCTTCAAACGGTCTTATAATGGGAACCCGCTCCGGAGATATTGACCAGTCCGTTATTTTTTATATGGTTAAAAACCTGGGGTATACAGCCGATGAAGTAAATTCTATTTTACTGAAACAAAGCGGTATGCTTGGACTTACAGGCTACAGTGATTTGCGTGACATTGAAGCAGAAGCTGAAAAAGGAAACAAAGATTGTATACTGGCATTGCAAATGAATGCCTACCGAATCAGAAAAACGATTGGTTCGTATGCGGCAGCTCTAAACGGTTTGGATGCTATTATTTTTACCGCCGGAATTGGGGAGAACTCCTCTTATGTGCGTAAACTCGTTTGTACCGATATGGATTATTTTGGAATTGAACTGGATGAGGAGAAGAATCAGATTCGTTCTAAAGAAATCAGAGAAATCAGTACACCAAATTCAAAAGCAAAAGTTTTGGTGGTACCAACGGATGAGGAATATGAAATTGCCAATCAGGTTTACCAGTTGCTTCAAAGCTAA